In Opitutaceae bacterium TAV5, one genomic interval encodes:
- a CDS encoding FAD-binding protein: MNSDESIVRLVRHPLKIRRLGVKRVAAPTPRVRRITLAGPELEGLVTLAPEDHVKVFFPAPGARLPVLPVVTPEGRIAPPAEGGRPVARDYTLRRHDAAAGELDIDFFLHGGAGDAGGGESGIAAAWAARAQPGDVVGIGGPRGSHVMAEVFDWYLLVGDETALPAIARRLEEFAPPTRALAVVVVADEAERQALRAPAASGVTWVVCPPDAAGTAGRAAALTEAVRGLPFPDGRGFAWVAGEVTEARAVARHLLGERGFERSRMEVSGHWKRGVSNHDHHTPVGEV; encoded by the coding sequence ATGAATTCCGACGAATCGATTGTCCGGCTGGTGAGGCATCCTCTGAAAATCCGGCGCCTTGGGGTGAAGCGCGTGGCGGCGCCGACACCGCGGGTGCGACGGATCACGCTGGCGGGGCCGGAGCTCGAGGGTCTGGTGACGCTGGCTCCGGAAGACCATGTGAAGGTATTTTTTCCGGCTCCGGGAGCGCGCTTGCCGGTGTTGCCGGTGGTGACGCCGGAGGGCCGGATCGCCCCGCCGGCGGAAGGAGGCCGGCCGGTGGCGCGTGATTACACGCTGCGGCGTCACGATGCAGCGGCGGGCGAGCTGGACATCGATTTTTTTCTGCACGGCGGCGCCGGTGATGCGGGCGGCGGGGAAAGTGGCATCGCGGCCGCATGGGCGGCGCGGGCCCAACCGGGCGATGTGGTCGGAATCGGGGGACCGCGCGGCTCGCACGTGATGGCGGAGGTGTTCGACTGGTATCTGCTTGTCGGCGACGAGACGGCCTTGCCCGCCATCGCTCGACGGCTGGAGGAATTTGCGCCGCCAACGCGCGCCCTTGCGGTAGTCGTGGTGGCGGACGAGGCCGAGCGGCAGGCGTTGCGCGCACCGGCGGCAAGCGGAGTGACGTGGGTCGTTTGCCCGCCGGATGCAGCCGGCACGGCGGGCCGGGCGGCGGCGCTGACGGAGGCGGTACGGGGATTGCCGTTTCCGGATGGGCGCGGTTTCGCGTGGGTGGCCGGCGAGGTGACGGAGGCGCGTGCGGTCGCACGGCATCTGCTCGGGGAACGGGGTTTCGAGCGGTCGCGGATGGAGGTTTCCGGTCACTGGAAACGCGGCGTGAGTAACCACGATCACCACACGCCCGTCGGGGAGGTGTGA
- a CDS encoding transposase IS200, whose translation MRMRRIKLASDSHTAIYHCISRTINGEHLLDAAAKEVFRKQMWQIADYCGVEIITYAILSNHFHILIRIPQKQPVTDAELLRRYKVLYPKPTRYKAAFIEVIASHLANTSDPAIIREANAWRVRQLALMGDVSPFMKLLKQRFTIWFNKTRNRFGHLWSDRFKSVLVDSGGRVAEIMAAYIDLNPVRAGLATDPAEYRFCGYAEAVAGNPLARAGLRSVIEGRDWKDTQAGYRQMLFGKGATPREGQGEIPDADFRRVMHEKGQLPLPSLLRHRIRYFTDGAVLGSRIFVAGYIAAHKRRAGLPRRKSPHTLPPVTDWHTDLSSLHSLRRNAFG comes from the coding sequence ATGCGAATGCGCCGGATCAAACTCGCCTCTGACTCCCACACCGCCATCTATCACTGCATCAGCCGCACCATCAACGGCGAGCACCTGCTCGACGCCGCTGCCAAGGAAGTTTTCCGCAAACAGATGTGGCAAATCGCCGATTACTGCGGTGTGGAAATCATCACCTACGCCATCCTCTCCAACCACTTCCATATTCTCATCCGCATTCCCCAAAAACAACCCGTCACCGACGCCGAACTCCTCCGCCGATACAAGGTTCTCTACCCCAAACCCACCCGCTACAAGGCCGCCTTCATCGAGGTCATCGCCAGCCACCTCGCCAACACCTCCGATCCCGCAATCATCAGGGAAGCCAATGCATGGCGCGTCCGGCAACTCGCCCTCATGGGCGACGTTTCCCCGTTCATGAAGCTCCTCAAGCAACGCTTCACCATCTGGTTCAACAAAACCCGCAACCGCTTCGGCCATCTCTGGTCCGACCGTTTCAAAAGCGTCCTCGTCGACTCCGGTGGTCGCGTCGCCGAAATCATGGCCGCCTACATCGACCTCAACCCCGTCCGGGCCGGCCTCGCGACCGATCCCGCCGAGTATCGTTTTTGCGGATACGCGGAAGCCGTCGCCGGCAACCCGCTCGCCCGCGCCGGCCTCCGCTCCGTCATCGAAGGCCGTGACTGGAAAGACACCCAGGCCGGCTACCGGCAAATGCTCTTCGGCAAAGGCGCCACCCCCCGGGAAGGACAGGGCGAAATCCCCGATGCAGACTTCCGGCGCGTCATGCACGAAAAGGGGCAGCTCCCCCTCCCTTCCCTCCTCCGTCACCGCATCCGCTATTTCACCGACGGTGCCGTCCTCGGCTCGCGCATCTTCGTCGCCGGCTACATCGCCGCGCACAAGCGCCGCGCCGGACTCCCTCGCCGCAAATCCCCGCATACCCTGCCACCCGTCACCGACTGGCACACCGACCTCTCCTCGCTGCATTCCCTCCGCCGCAATGCCTTCGGCTGA
- a CDS encoding heparinase: MKSPLPPVRAFRFLLTLLILSLCPVTVLLAQPVGTAASPLLANPGFEDGLTGWQANASDKGRSQASPAAARTGRFGLLVEDRSTTDGSDLFSEKIPARPGAGYELSFWGNTREGEGLGVYLVFYDDGGKRLLPPERFYRLIPAQGEGWARRVLPAIAPEKTASMAIRIHSFNQAQIVAWLDDFDLREVSAADIAPAVNRARPTWLANAEDLPAFPKPSPEKAFAGFKLLQPDGSPYRVPREDWEGARRRVTEDAAWRTWLADEKAKADAWIARHRDRAEWRAGWWHAFVDPEDGSFLEWTDAIPGEQTPTIKSRTGHDVSVTPGIMGGWVYGFRGRHIGMANTAARLWRLTGEERYADWAAAQLDFYAANYLGWSLKNGARMGGQSLEEAIWLIRLVDTARLLAGRIDEARRQSWLDNLFRPQVELLDGSFQVIHNIATWHRSAAAHVALLFSDEEMWRREIDGEFGLRAQLQRGVTSDWFWYEQSMGYNDYIVHAVHPLLVFAGLLGHRDALRDEAAIVQNLLLAPLAIRFSDNTLPNPADSTGRPRVPSIWIRDGYRVLPTAAGLAQASDVRSWDTLVDPPAAVASVARASRPLSEDRAESSADGRAEAGVWQKKPAPRGDGEAALTGKDARATSEAGETPAPQPQDDFPPVVSQRMDGSRFALLKKGPWQVFFHYGQLARSHAQAEALNWSASFDGVDVTHDPGTVGYASPLHREYFTKGLNHNVPLINGNGQEPWRPGELTVFDVDRGIMTAEQPDYRSDARARRTLRIEGERLIDEVTVALKDTDANGAALGLVLHLQGKVLLPESFAPVSSAAFAKERPAAFAHWSNVRAARFDGSAEFVMEFADGLRMQVRFATAGRFTVYQSDSPDTPRPASRAGFYIEKEERVREATFTTSLSPVR; this comes from the coding sequence ATGAAATCTCCCCTGCCTCCCGTCCGCGCCTTCCGGTTTTTGCTCACACTCCTCATCCTGTCTCTCTGTCCGGTTACCGTTCTTCTTGCGCAGCCCGTCGGGACCGCCGCGTCCCCGTTGCTGGCCAATCCGGGTTTCGAGGACGGGCTGACGGGCTGGCAGGCGAACGCTTCGGACAAGGGCAGAAGCCAGGCATCGCCGGCCGCCGCCCGCACCGGTCGGTTCGGCCTGCTCGTGGAAGATCGCTCGACGACGGATGGCAGCGACCTGTTTTCGGAAAAAATCCCGGCGCGGCCGGGCGCCGGTTACGAATTGAGTTTTTGGGGCAACACCCGGGAAGGCGAGGGACTTGGAGTGTATCTGGTTTTTTATGACGACGGCGGGAAACGCCTGTTGCCGCCGGAGCGATTTTACCGGCTGATCCCGGCGCAGGGCGAAGGCTGGGCGCGGCGCGTCCTGCCGGCCATCGCTCCGGAAAAAACAGCATCGATGGCGATCCGCATCCACTCATTCAACCAGGCGCAAATCGTCGCCTGGCTCGACGATTTCGATCTGCGGGAGGTGTCCGCCGCCGACATCGCGCCGGCGGTGAACCGGGCGAGGCCGACCTGGCTGGCCAATGCCGAAGATCTGCCGGCCTTTCCGAAGCCGTCGCCCGAAAAGGCGTTTGCCGGATTCAAGCTATTGCAGCCCGACGGCTCGCCCTATCGCGTGCCACGCGAGGACTGGGAGGGAGCCCGACGCCGTGTGACCGAAGACGCGGCCTGGCGGACGTGGCTGGCGGACGAAAAGGCGAAAGCCGATGCGTGGATCGCGCGCCATCGCGACCGCGCGGAGTGGCGCGCCGGCTGGTGGCACGCGTTTGTCGATCCGGAAGACGGTTCGTTCCTCGAGTGGACCGACGCGATTCCCGGAGAGCAGACGCCGACGATCAAAAGCCGCACCGGCCACGACGTGAGCGTGACGCCCGGCATCATGGGTGGCTGGGTTTACGGCTTTCGCGGCCGTCATATCGGCATGGCCAACACCGCGGCCCGGCTCTGGCGGCTCACCGGCGAGGAGCGTTATGCGGACTGGGCGGCGGCGCAGCTCGATTTCTACGCGGCCAACTATCTCGGCTGGTCGCTGAAAAACGGCGCCCGCATGGGTGGGCAGAGCCTGGAAGAAGCGATCTGGCTGATTCGCCTCGTGGACACCGCGCGCCTGCTTGCCGGACGGATCGACGAGGCGCGCCGGCAATCCTGGCTGGACAACCTCTTCCGCCCGCAGGTCGAGTTGCTCGACGGGTCGTTTCAGGTGATTCACAACATCGCCACCTGGCACCGCTCGGCGGCGGCGCATGTGGCGTTGCTCTTCAGCGACGAGGAAATGTGGCGCCGCGAGATCGACGGCGAGTTCGGCCTGCGTGCGCAGTTGCAGCGCGGCGTCACCAGCGACTGGTTCTGGTACGAGCAGTCGATGGGTTACAACGACTACATCGTGCATGCCGTGCATCCGCTGCTCGTCTTTGCCGGCCTGCTCGGCCACCGCGACGCGTTGCGCGACGAGGCGGCGATCGTGCAAAACCTGTTGCTCGCTCCGCTCGCGATCCGTTTTTCCGACAATACGCTGCCCAATCCGGCCGACTCCACCGGACGACCCCGCGTACCTTCGATCTGGATACGCGACGGTTACCGGGTGCTGCCGACCGCGGCCGGGCTGGCGCAGGCATCGGATGTACGCTCATGGGATACACTGGTCGATCCGCCGGCGGCGGTTGCCAGTGTGGCGCGGGCGTCCCGCCCGCTTTCCGAGGATCGGGCGGAGAGTTCTGCCGATGGCAGGGCAGAGGCGGGCGTCTGGCAGAAAAAGCCCGCGCCACGCGGAGACGGAGAGGCAGCGCTCACGGGCAAGGATGCCCGTGCCACGTCGGAAGCGGGCGAGACGCCTGCGCCACAACCGCAGGATGATTTTCCTCCGGTCGTCTCGCAGCGCATGGACGGCTCCCGTTTCGCTCTCCTGAAAAAGGGTCCATGGCAGGTGTTTTTCCACTATGGGCAACTGGCGCGTTCGCATGCGCAGGCGGAGGCGCTGAACTGGTCGGCGTCGTTCGACGGTGTGGATGTCACTCACGATCCGGGCACGGTGGGTTATGCGTCTCCGCTGCACCGCGAGTATTTCACCAAGGGGCTCAACCACAACGTGCCTCTCATCAACGGAAACGGCCAGGAGCCGTGGAGACCGGGCGAACTGACAGTGTTCGATGTCGATCGCGGCATAATGACAGCGGAGCAGCCCGATTACCGTTCCGACGCGCGCGCCCGCCGCACCTTGCGGATTGAGGGAGAGCGACTGATCGACGAGGTCACGGTCGCGTTGAAAGACACGGATGCGAACGGCGCTGCGCTGGGACTTGTGCTGCATCTGCAGGGCAAGGTGCTGCTGCCGGAAAGCTTTGCGCCGGTCTCGTCTGCTGCGTTTGCGAAAGAGCGCCCGGCGGCATTTGCCCACTGGAGCAACGTCCGCGCGGCCCGTTTTGACGGGAGCGCCGAGTTTGTCATGGAATTTGCGGACGGCCTGCGAATGCAGGTGCGGTTCGCGACAGCCGGCCGGTTCACCGTTTACCAGAGCGATTCGCCGGACACGCCGCGTCCTGCCAGCCGCGCAGGTTTCTACATTGAAAAGGAAGAGCGAGTCCGCGAAGCGACGTTCACGACCAGCCTGTCACCGGTGCGCTGA
- a CDS encoding cytidylate kinase, whose translation MAIPDTTSATAASSTRNRFLIVAIDGGAASGKSSTSRALAERFHFMHVDTGSFYRAVSAALLRQGVKPDDPAAVRDALSSLTFGTRIDGRSARIEIAGEVLPEGEIRGPAVNVAVSHFAAIPELRSALLAYQRGQADVARARGFNGLVMEGRDIGSVIFPDADLRFFLHADPEERARRRAREGVQDAVAERDRLDTTRKTAPLACPAGAADIDSTHLTLEQVVDMIADAITKKAETLKN comes from the coding sequence ATGGCCATTCCCGACACCACGAGCGCAACCGCCGCCTCCAGCACCCGCAACCGCTTCCTCATTGTCGCCATCGACGGCGGCGCCGCCTCCGGCAAATCCTCCACCTCGCGCGCGCTCGCCGAACGTTTCCATTTCATGCACGTCGACACCGGCTCGTTCTACCGCGCCGTCTCCGCCGCCCTCCTCCGGCAAGGCGTGAAGCCCGACGATCCCGCCGCCGTGCGCGACGCCCTGTCCTCGCTCACCTTCGGCACGCGCATCGACGGACGCTCCGCCCGCATCGAAATCGCCGGCGAAGTCCTCCCCGAGGGCGAAATCCGCGGCCCCGCCGTCAACGTCGCCGTCTCCCATTTCGCCGCCATTCCCGAACTCCGCTCCGCCCTCCTCGCCTACCAGCGCGGCCAGGCCGACGTCGCCCGCGCCCGCGGCTTCAACGGACTTGTCATGGAGGGCCGCGACATCGGATCGGTGATTTTTCCCGATGCCGACCTCCGGTTTTTCCTCCACGCCGATCCCGAGGAACGCGCCCGCCGCCGGGCCCGCGAAGGCGTGCAGGACGCCGTCGCCGAACGCGACCGCCTCGACACCACGCGCAAGACCGCACCCCTCGCCTGCCCCGCCGGCGCCGCCGACATCGACTCCACCCACCTCACCCTGGAGCAGGTCGTGGACATGATCGCTGATGCGATCACCAAAAAAGCCGAAACACTGAAAAACTGA
- a CDS encoding glycerol acyltransferase translates to MPAFSQIEMQPLYGICHYALAVIYDICFRGELAGLHHVPKDGAFLVAANHASHLDPPMIGCHIPRQMAFFARRTLWKGGIASWWLDSVGAIPVDRDGGQDVSAIKNVLRVIQSGKALTLFPEGTRSADGQLRPPKAGVGMIACKTRVPVLPVRIFNSHIAFGRSGKFRPGTPVDIIYGRPLLPADYDHPADGKERYQRASERIMAAIAALQPPPAVIV, encoded by the coding sequence ATGCCCGCCTTTTCCCAGATCGAAATGCAGCCGCTGTACGGCATTTGCCACTACGCGCTCGCGGTCATCTACGACATCTGTTTCCGGGGCGAACTCGCCGGGTTGCACCATGTGCCGAAAGACGGGGCGTTTCTCGTCGCCGCCAACCACGCCAGCCATCTCGATCCACCGATGATCGGCTGCCACATCCCGCGCCAGATGGCGTTTTTCGCCCGGCGCACGCTCTGGAAAGGCGGCATCGCCTCGTGGTGGCTCGACAGCGTTGGCGCGATCCCCGTGGACCGCGACGGCGGCCAGGACGTGAGCGCCATCAAGAACGTCCTCCGCGTCATCCAGTCCGGCAAGGCCCTCACGCTTTTCCCCGAAGGCACCCGCTCGGCCGACGGGCAACTCCGGCCGCCCAAGGCGGGCGTCGGCATGATCGCCTGCAAGACGCGCGTCCCCGTGTTGCCGGTGCGGATTTTCAACTCGCACATCGCCTTCGGGCGCAGTGGCAAATTCCGTCCCGGCACGCCGGTCGACATCATCTACGGCCGTCCGCTCCTGCCCGCCGACTATGACCATCCCGCCGACGGCAAGGAGCGTTACCAGCGTGCCAGCGAGCGCATCATGGCCGCCATCGCCGCGCTGCAACCGCCTCCGGCCGTGATCGTGTAG
- a CDS encoding 2-alkenal reductase produces MAKHPVIEAFERTGQGHVFAFYDRLSPDEQKRLIADAEEVDLAEIDRLNRTLVAAGAGAAGVNLDGIAPAPYEPLPENGGDAAAWAKAKTVGEEALRAGRVAAFTVAGGQGTRLGYDGPKGTYPVTPVRKKSLFQVFAEKLRAAGNRYGCPLHWFIMTSHSNHAATEGFFRENRFFGLDESRVHFFRQGRMPAVDFDGKILLETTSTIAMSPDGHGGSLRALERSGAVDLMEREGIDALSYFQVDNPLVRFIDPAFIGWHLLRGSEMSSKMIPKAYAGEKVGHFCTQGGKLVVIEYSDLPKAYQEETDPATGQLRYIAGSIAIHVIDRGFIRRMARGDDALPFHRADKKIPTVDAAGAPVKPEKANGVKFEMFVFDALPFAKNPVVIEARRADDFSPVKNAEGLDSPKTCAEDQRRQFVRWLKANGAAVEADATGLPPFDIEVSPLFGYDEDSFADSWKKLSAKPAVTAGLYLE; encoded by the coding sequence ATGGCTAAACATCCCGTTATCGAGGCTTTCGAACGTACAGGTCAGGGTCACGTTTTTGCGTTCTACGACCGTCTTTCCCCGGACGAACAAAAGCGGCTGATCGCCGACGCGGAGGAGGTCGACCTCGCCGAAATCGACCGCCTTAACCGCACGCTCGTCGCGGCCGGCGCGGGCGCGGCGGGCGTCAATCTCGACGGTATCGCACCGGCTCCCTACGAGCCGTTGCCCGAAAACGGCGGTGACGCCGCCGCCTGGGCGAAGGCCAAAACCGTCGGCGAGGAGGCCCTGCGTGCGGGCCGGGTAGCCGCCTTCACCGTGGCGGGCGGCCAAGGCACGCGGCTCGGCTACGACGGGCCGAAGGGCACGTACCCGGTGACGCCGGTCCGCAAGAAATCCCTCTTCCAGGTGTTTGCCGAAAAACTCCGCGCGGCGGGCAACCGCTACGGGTGTCCGCTGCACTGGTTCATCATGACGAGCCACAGCAACCACGCGGCCACGGAGGGGTTTTTCCGGGAAAACCGTTTCTTCGGGCTCGACGAATCCCGCGTGCATTTTTTCCGCCAGGGCCGGATGCCGGCGGTGGATTTTGACGGAAAAATCCTGCTCGAAACCACCAGCACCATTGCCATGTCGCCGGACGGCCATGGCGGTTCCCTGCGTGCGCTGGAGCGCAGCGGTGCGGTCGATCTCATGGAACGCGAGGGGATCGATGCCCTCAGTTATTTCCAGGTGGACAACCCGCTGGTGCGTTTCATCGATCCGGCCTTCATCGGCTGGCACCTGCTGCGCGGCTCGGAGATGAGCAGCAAGATGATCCCGAAAGCCTACGCGGGCGAAAAGGTCGGCCACTTCTGCACGCAGGGCGGCAAGCTCGTGGTCATCGAATACTCCGATTTGCCGAAGGCTTATCAGGAGGAAACGGATCCGGCGACCGGCCAGCTTCGCTACATCGCAGGCAGCATCGCCATCCACGTGATCGACCGCGGCTTCATCCGCCGGATGGCGCGCGGAGACGACGCGCTGCCCTTCCACCGGGCCGACAAAAAAATCCCGACGGTCGATGCCGCCGGCGCCCCTGTGAAACCGGAGAAAGCCAACGGTGTGAAGTTCGAGATGTTTGTCTTCGACGCGCTGCCGTTCGCGAAAAACCCGGTGGTGATCGAGGCACGCCGGGCGGACGACTTTTCGCCGGTGAAAAATGCCGAAGGACTCGATTCGCCAAAAACGTGCGCCGAGGATCAGCGCCGCCAGTTTGTCCGCTGGCTCAAGGCCAACGGCGCGGCGGTCGAGGCCGATGCGACGGGGCTGCCGCCGTTCGACATCGAGGTGTCGCCGCTCTTCGGATACGACGAGGATTCGTTCGCCGATTCGTGGAAAAAGCTTTCCGCGAAGCCGGCGGTGACGGCAGGACTTTATCTGGAATAG
- a CDS encoding alanine racemase encodes MSRSTATATVTDIARHAGVSVGTVSRVLNGATNISPDNLDSVQRAISKLGYKKHLPAPKPLMARKLGAGDRTGNIGMVFAGAGQAWTNHPLFAAYTVGVEQACQQNGLHALIELSADDNELPRCVAEQKIDGLLVKSTQSVPAFVKKLPADLPVVFIGMNAPGVAFPQVAPDSHGSGWLVADYLWQRGHRRIGFVCTNATHPQFITREQGVEGYLRQKEAYDPSLVIMRRAENGDSKNGLAAPEATPPNLENEVAQLFSRPARQRPTAIVTANDWMAHGLYRALARHGLRVPQDVSVVGFDNMEPLCTVLDPMLTSYDVSFAAQSKAAAFDLFHLIENPAHRQDTSVRLVRGNIVERQSVGAVNIQ; translated from the coding sequence ATGAGTCGTTCAACAGCCACAGCCACTGTCACAGATATCGCCCGTCACGCCGGAGTCTCCGTCGGCACGGTGAGCCGCGTGTTGAACGGCGCGACCAACATCAGCCCCGACAACCTGGACTCGGTGCAGCGCGCGATCTCGAAGCTCGGTTACAAAAAACACCTCCCCGCCCCCAAGCCCCTCATGGCGCGCAAGCTCGGCGCCGGGGACCGCACGGGCAACATCGGCATGGTATTCGCAGGAGCAGGGCAGGCATGGACGAACCATCCGCTGTTCGCCGCCTACACCGTCGGGGTGGAGCAGGCCTGCCAGCAGAACGGACTGCACGCGCTGATCGAACTTTCCGCCGACGACAACGAATTGCCGCGTTGCGTGGCGGAGCAAAAAATCGACGGACTGCTCGTCAAATCCACGCAGTCCGTCCCGGCTTTTGTCAAAAAACTCCCGGCCGACCTTCCTGTCGTGTTCATTGGCATGAACGCTCCCGGCGTGGCTTTCCCCCAAGTGGCCCCTGACAGCCATGGTTCGGGCTGGCTTGTGGCCGATTATTTGTGGCAGCGCGGACATCGCCGCATCGGATTTGTCTGCACCAACGCCACGCATCCCCAGTTCATCACGCGGGAGCAGGGAGTGGAGGGCTATTTGCGCCAAAAGGAAGCCTACGATCCGTCCCTCGTCATCATGCGCCGGGCGGAGAATGGAGATTCTAAAAATGGGCTGGCGGCTCCAGAGGCAACCCCGCCCAATCTTGAGAATGAGGTGGCACAATTGTTCAGCCGTCCGGCCAGGCAGCGTCCCACCGCCATCGTGACCGCCAACGATTGGATGGCGCATGGCCTGTATCGTGCTCTCGCCCGGCACGGGTTGCGCGTTCCGCAGGACGTGAGCGTGGTGGGTTTTGATAATATGGAGCCGCTTTGCACCGTGCTCGATCCGATGCTCACCAGCTATGACGTGAGTTTCGCCGCCCAATCGAAGGCCGCCGCCTTCGACCTGTTTCACCTCATCGAGAATCCCGCCCACCGTCAGGATACCTCTGTTCGCCTCGTTCGCGGCAACATCGTGGAGAGGCAGTCGGTCGGCGCGGTCAATATTCAATGA
- a CDS encoding N-terminal cleavage protein, giving the protein MNYLPSSCYPSPRPAKTGHAGRAFTLIELLTVIAIIGILAAIIIPTVGKVRETARAAQCLSNIRQIAMALNLYADDNKDLFPTTGNSDWVKPSSVANPPGIFDYLRPGTTSTQFWNYYWTASVRFKGTPLCCPAFESRDPVPYSYGLNELLTEQTPGKKIGSSNYASRAKISTPSQAMLVIEANKLNVKVPGSGNGEEPAVTPRHGSQLNLAYVDAHVGKIKYEDIPTSPTNIFWSIYGN; this is encoded by the coding sequence ATGAACTACCTCCCTTCATCCTGTTATCCGAGCCCCCGGCCCGCCAAAACCGGTCACGCCGGTCGAGCTTTCACGCTGATCGAGTTGCTGACGGTCATCGCGATCATCGGTATCCTCGCCGCGATCATCATCCCGACCGTCGGCAAGGTCAGGGAAACCGCGCGGGCCGCGCAGTGCCTGAGCAATATCCGGCAGATCGCCATGGCATTGAATCTGTATGCGGATGATAACAAGGATCTGTTCCCCACCACTGGAAACTCCGACTGGGTCAAACCTTCATCGGTCGCCAATCCACCCGGAATTTTCGATTACCTGAGACCCGGAACCACCTCTACCCAGTTCTGGAACTACTATTGGACGGCAAGTGTGCGCTTCAAAGGGACACCTCTTTGTTGCCCTGCCTTCGAATCACGTGATCCGGTACCCTACAGCTATGGACTGAATGAACTCCTCACGGAGCAGACTCCCGGCAAAAAAATCGGCAGCAGCAACTATGCATCCCGGGCCAAAATCTCAACCCCGTCCCAAGCCATGCTGGTCATCGAAGCCAACAAGCTGAACGTCAAGGTTCCCGGTAGTGGCAACGGAGAAGAGCCGGCCGTAACTCCACGCCACGGCAGTCAGCTCAACCTCGCCTACGTTGACGCCCACGTCGGCAAAATCAAATACGAGGACATCCCCACCTCTCCGACTAATATCTTCTGGTCCATCTACGGAAACTAG
- a CDS encoding UBA/THIF-type NAD/FAD binding protein encodes MPTVSAASSAPAASPAHAPVHTIAPVLTRGELARYARQLSLAGFGPDAQAALKRARVLVIGAGGLGCPSLLYLAAAGVGHITLLDPDRVDTSNLQRQVLFTTEDTGQSKATVAARRLRALNPLVSIDPRPERLTRDNALALVAAHDLVIDGSDNFATRYLVNDACVIAQKPFVYGAIQGFSGQVSVFNFRSQESEASPVTYRCLFPEPPAPGEAPSCAEAGVLGVLPGLVGTLQATEAIKLITGIGRPLAGRLLLIDALTMTTQTLTLTGNPQNQLIRELPPEDFGQTCAVMPDSTALNDDPDEITVDALRPAVADVQLIDVREDWERALAAIEPETSVHIPLGRLGTPEADAALAALDPEQPTVVYCAGGVRSLKALPVLRGHHGFTDIRSLRGGIKVWGHG; translated from the coding sequence ATGCCGACTGTCTCCGCCGCCTCCTCCGCTCCCGCCGCCTCGCCTGCCCACGCGCCTGTCCACACCATCGCTCCCGTGCTCACTCGCGGCGAACTCGCCCGTTACGCCCGCCAGCTTTCGCTCGCCGGATTCGGACCCGATGCCCAGGCCGCACTCAAGCGCGCCCGTGTCCTCGTCATCGGCGCGGGCGGGCTCGGCTGCCCCTCCCTGCTCTACCTCGCCGCCGCCGGCGTCGGCCATATCACGCTTCTCGATCCCGACCGCGTCGATACCTCCAACCTCCAGCGCCAGGTGCTCTTCACCACGGAAGATACCGGTCAGTCGAAAGCGACCGTCGCCGCCCGTCGGCTCCGCGCGCTCAATCCGCTCGTCTCCATCGACCCGCGCCCTGAACGCCTCACGCGCGACAACGCCCTCGCCCTCGTTGCCGCCCACGACCTCGTCATCGATGGCTCCGACAACTTCGCCACCCGCTATCTCGTCAACGACGCCTGTGTCATCGCGCAAAAACCCTTCGTCTATGGCGCGATTCAGGGATTTTCCGGTCAGGTCAGCGTATTCAATTTCAGGTCACAAGAAAGCGAGGCTTCCCCCGTCACCTACCGCTGCCTCTTTCCCGAACCACCCGCACCTGGCGAAGCGCCGTCCTGCGCTGAAGCCGGCGTGCTCGGCGTCCTGCCCGGCCTCGTCGGCACGCTCCAGGCCACCGAAGCCATAAAACTCATCACCGGCATCGGCCGGCCGCTCGCCGGCCGCCTGCTCCTCATCGATGCGCTCACGATGACCACCCAAACGCTCACCCTCACCGGCAATCCGCAAAATCAGTTGATCCGCGAGTTGCCGCCGGAAGATTTCGGACAAACGTGCGCCGTCATGCCCGACTCTACCGCTCTCAACGACGATCCCGACGAAATCACCGTCGACGCCCTTCGCCCGGCCGTTGCCGACGTCCAGCTCATCGACGTACGCGAAGACTGGGAACGCGCGCTCGCGGCCATCGAACCGGAGACCTCCGTGCACATCCCGCTCGGCCGGCTCGGCACGCCCGAGGCTGACGCCGCGCTGGCCGCGCTCGATCCCGAACAACCGACGGTGGTCTATTGTGCCGGCGGCGTCCGCAGCCTGAAGGCCTTGCCGGTTCTCCGCGGCCACCACGGCTTCACCGACATCCGGAGCCTGCGCGGCGGCATCAAGGTGTGGGGCCACGGCTAA